The Plasmodium reichenowi strain SY57 chromosome 2, whole genome shotgun sequence DNA segment agaacgttttataaatataaataattatatcaataataaatataattataatattcatgtataatattataatatatatttaatatatatatatatatatatatattatatatatattatacttttcagtatttaaaaaaaaaaaaaatataataacaaaaaattgtaaaagaacaagaaaaaaataaaaactaataaaattcttattatataaaaaaattttaatatttatatatataatttatttttatatataaaatcaatatgtatatatatatatatatatatatatatatatagattattattatattataataatagtaggaaaaaaaaatatattatatattatatatatgtaagaAAAGTTTgggaaataaaaaatatatatatataatatatataaaaaaagtgtagaaaataaaatatgtatttataataaaagtttACGAATTAAAATggtacatatatataataaaagtttACGAATTAAAATgctacatatatatgaaaaaaagtTTACGAATTAAAGtagtacatatatatgaaaaaaagtgtacaaattaaaatgctacatatatataaaaaaagtgtACGAATTAAAATgctacatatatataataaaagtttACGAATTAAAATggtacatatatataaaaaaattttacgaattaaaatgttatatatatatatatataataatagtttACGAATttaaatgttatatatatataataataatttaggaattaaaatatatatatatatatatataatatataaaataaaagtttaggaaacaaattatatatattataagatGTTATGAATTAGGTTTCTAAAAAAAGTTTTAAATGTTTAAGAattgaattatatatatattaagagGTTATGAATTAGGTTTCTAAAAAAAGTTTTAAATGTTTAGgaattaaattatatttataataagaTGTTAGGaattatgtttataaaaaagttCTAAACGtttagaaaatattatatatatgtataatatatatatatatatatatatatatatatatatatatatatataattatctattttttagttataaattaattaaatttcattataatttctAAATTATTAGTAAAATGTGAAAACATAATAAAGgacaaaatataaattatattagAATTAATAAGGGAAactaataaaaataaataggTATAAccaataaataaagaaaatgaaaaaatagaataaaataaaagttaaaaaataatgaattaaataaaaataaattgaaaaaaaaaaaaaaaaaaaaaaaaaaaaaaaaaaaataaaaaaaaaaaaaaaaaaataaaataaaaaaaaaaaattaaaaaaaaaaaaaaaaaaaaaaaaaaaNNNNNNNNNNNNNNNNNNNNNNNNNNNNNNNNNNNNNNNNNNNNNNNNNNNNNNNNNNNNNNNNNNNNNNNNNNNNNNNNNNNNNNNNNNNNNNNNNNNNNNNNNNNNNNNNNNNNNNNNNNNNNNNNNNNNNNNNNNNNNNNNNNNNNNNNNNNNNNNNNNNNNNNNNNNNNNNNNNNNNNNNNNNNNNNNNNNNNNNNNNNNNNNNNNNNNNNNNNNNNNNNNNNNNNNNNNNNNNNNNNNNNNNNNNNNNNNNNNNNNNNNNNNNNNNNNNNNNNNNNNNNNNNNNNNNNNNNNNNNNNNNNNNNNNNNNNNNNNNNNNNNNNNNNNNNNNNNNNNNNNNNNNaaaataaaataaaatagttataaaaaattgtatattatatatatatatatatatatatatatatatatatatatatatatatatccttGAGTAAATTCAAactttttaattattatgcaatttaaaatgaaaaaaaacaaaacatgttaattaataaaaaaaaatgaaaaaaaaatataatatatataacaatttatttatatactaaaaattaaaaatttttgaatgtgtatatttatatatatatatatatatatacattgctataatacatataaaattacgaaaaaagaaaacaaaaacatataaaacaaaaaaaagtCTAACAAAATTGAAAACCAAACAAAATAACTAAACAAAAAcgaataataataataataataataataacaataataacattattattattattattattaaattaatatataaatcaaaaGATTATGTgaatgttttatatttattttatttttaatttttaattttttttttttgtttaaatataaaacattaaATATTCGGTATCAAATTTAGGTATGGTATTAATTATTTCCTTGAAATAAAACCATATATGAGtaaaataacatattaattataattttatttgttctgtatttaattttttttttttttttttcttgttcaTGCTTCGGgtttgtatattttaacCTTGGCTTCATGATTCTTCCTTGATCTTAAATTTTGCATAGATTCACTATAATGCATTCTTAGacacattttttttatgagtgtataaataattatgattaCCAAGATAAAAACAATTGCTATAAAAGCTATAATGTCATAAAGAATTTTGAATGTGAAAACAAATGGTgctaatatatatttcgtTGGTAAAAAAAAGCAGTTTGTGTTAtccataaaaaaatataatatttcatttaatatataattaattttttgaaaatatcTTACAAATTTCCCTTTGATTTTAGAAAATGgagattttttttttttgggtTTACGCTTTATTAATTCATATGGCGCTGTTGAATATCTGTCTTGAATAAATCTTCGAGTTCTTGTGGTACTCGCTTTCGAAGAATCAAAACTAATATCTAGCATTTTTACTGTTGCATCGTTAAAGGCATCATAAACTTCTGTTAAGGTTCTACATGATATTAAACCTAATCTTTTTCCTAGGAGATTCTTTTTTCCTTTGTAgtgtatattataatcatactaaaaaaaaaaaaaaaaaaaaatgggggtgtttaaaatttttttttttattttttttttatttttttttatttttttttttttttttattttttatttatttttatgttttttttttttttttttttNNNNNNNNNNNNNNNNNNNNNNNNNNNNNNNNNNNNNNNNNNNNNNNNNNNNNNNNNNNNNNNNNNNNNNNNNNNNNNNNNNNNNNNNNNNNNNNNNNNNgaaaatggaaaaaataaaaatttttatgaataaaaaaaacatattcattttatattttttttataaatattaaaattttatattatatatattcaaatttCCACTTACACACCTtgtagatatatattttcttttatatatttaaaacatatataaatgttaaaaatataaatgaatatatatatatatatatatatatgacgaaaatatgaaatgatttgaatatatatatgttcttattaaattttctaattttatataatattaaaaatatatcaaattagaaattaaaacaaattaaaataatatcaagagaaaaaaatataatatataaatatatatatgtatataaatcttatatgtttatatgtgtagtcattaaaataataattacacaaaaaaaaataaaataaaaaacgaaaaacaaaaaacaAGAAACAAGAAACTAAAAACTAACAATTAGAAActaaaaattaaaaacaaaaaataaaaaatacaaaaatacaaaaataaataaaatataaaatataatataaaaaaaggaaatacagaatatatataatataagaTGTACAATAAAATctatacataaatattacatatttatatttgggcttatattttttgtatatcaatattttttattttaagaTAGATATAGgaatacataaaaataacataagaatgaaaaaatgaagtaaaataaatataataatattaatatattatatatatatatatatatatatatatttatttatatatttgcttataataataataaaaataaattttctacaaatttataaaaaaaaacaaaaaaaatcaaatgtgttttttaattttttagtatagtattatataatattatttttattttatataataaacatgttgtgatattattttccaACTATGGAAAAGTAtacaaaaacaaaaaaaaaaaaaaaaaagcacactatatttttttaagaaaNNNNNNNNNNNNNNNNNNNNNNNNNNNNNNNNNNNNNNNNNNNNNNNNNNNNNNNNNNNNNNNNNNNNNNNNNNNNNNNNNNNNNNNNNNNNNNNNNNNNtataaataaatatatatatatatatatatatatataatatattaatattattatatttattttacttcattttttcattcttatgttatttttatgtattcCTATATCTAtcttaaaataaaaaatattgatatacaaaaaatataagcccaaatataaatatgtaatatttatgtatagATTTTATTGTACAtcttatattatatatattctgtatttcctttttttatattatattttatattttatttatttttgtatttttgtattttttattttttgtttttaatttttagTTTCTAATTGTTAGTTTTTAGTTTCTTGTTTCTtgttttttgtttttcgttttttattttatttttttttgtgtaattattattttaatgactacacatataaacatataagatttatatacatatatatatttatatattttaatttttatatgaggtaatgtaaaaatatataactgatttttgattattcatattaaataatccttatttatttttataatgacgaatttacaattttttattaaattttcctatgaaaaaaatttgtttATTGGTGCAATTTTCCagtgaatatatataatagtatatttttataaatcattattttccctatatataattacatgCATGTATGTGTATACCCAAAATCTTGTGAACTAATATTTAGttagaatataatatatatatagctATAGGTTTATTTTTGCATGTACTAGTAACTGTTGATAAAAAGTGGGAACTAttgtttttaaaacaattatatattatatatatataacgAAAATACAACttgtattaatattttttttttttttgtttcttttataatatatataatatatgtatgttttttttttttttttttttttttttttttttttattattttatatattacttcttttaatatataatttttaaaaattattatttataaaaataaaatatattcattaataataaaagataaattCTCTTTATAAAAGGtgttttaaatttattattattttttccatttaaataataaatccTCACCCTAATTTATCTtgaattaatataaaattatatataaataaaattattcattaaatattatgtaaaatGGGAAAATTGAAGagttataaatatataacataaattttaaaaaaaattatattattattatataataataataatataataattaaatgggaaaatataatatttgattttatatatatttgtacCATTAAATTGaatattctttataatgttttaaagaatatttttaaaattaaaatatattatattatgcaatatataacataacaatttttaaatagttatatattaagaaaacatattttttaacatatattaaaaaaaatcgtctgaagaaaatatatcttaacaattaaaataaagcaacaataatatatatatatatatatatatatatatatatttatatttatttataatatgcttatgtattttttcttttcattgttattattataagtTATTGATTCTTAAAAAATAGAGTagattaaaaaaaaaaaataaaaataaaaaagtttATGGTgatctaaaaaaaaaagaacgTATACTTTTTGTTtgaaaatttaataataaataatattaaaacaCTTGAggtattattataatttatgtgtataaaattgtgtattttatataagGAAAAAGTTGATATTTTgatgttttctttttatgaaaattttacataaaatttttttacatatgaatatatattatgtattcacatatatatatatatatatatatatatatattaattaaagAGGAAAAGAACTATATTCATGTTTTcataatatgttaaaaatttaacattacatttattttatgcATAGAGCATtatttacttttatatgtaataattttttttttgtcttaattttaaacatatgaaattatcatgaacaatatataatactatatatattaatatcttTGCCTCTGTATTAATTGCAcaacatataataatatatgttaacATTGCCaattattgtttatatCAAATTTTACTATTTTAGATACcgaataataataaaataagttAGATTAAATCATGAAATGTTAATTtaatgtaatattatattataataataaagaatatgTTATAACTACCCAGATgttattgtatatatattttgtgtgttataaaaatgaaattttttttttttttttttattcttctGCATATGgaatatacatatttgtttacatatacatttctatagataattttgttttaatttttatatattagtaataatatttttactaCAAAGTATGagtaaaatattttttgaattatagaaaaaaagaatatattacattataaatttcaaattgaaaattttaagaaaaaaataaatctGGAGCATATAAACCCACTAAACACATTTTTGcccttatatatatatatatatatatatatatatttatttatatttatatgtagtttttatttgtatatgttt contains these protein-coding regions:
- a CDS encoding putative exported protein (Plasmodium exported protein, unknown function), with protein sequence YDYNIHYKGKKNLLGKRLGLISCRTLTEVYDAFNDATVKMLDISFDSSKASTTRTRRFIQDRYSTAPYELIKRKPKKKKSPFSKIKGKFVRYFQKINYILNEILYFFMDNTNCFFLPTKYILAPFVFTFKILYDIIAFIAIVFILVIIIIYTLIKKMCLRMHYSESMQNLRSRKNHEAKVKIYKPEA